One part of the Candidatus Aquiluna sp. UB-MaderosW2red genome encodes these proteins:
- a CDS encoding FmdB family zinc ribbon protein: protein MPTYAYVCKKCEHAFEAQQEFSAAALTKCPICGGLLRKQFGNLGVTFKGSGFYKTDNATKSDKSD, encoded by the coding sequence ATGCCAACCTATGCCTATGTTTGCAAAAAATGCGAACACGCTTTTGAAGCTCAACAGGAGTTTTCAGCTGCAGCCCTGACAAAATGCCCGATTTGTGGCGGGCTGCTGCGCAAGCAATTCGGCAATTTGGGCGTCACATTTAAGGGATCCGGTTTTTATAAAACTGATAACGCAACTAAATCAGATAAGAGCGACTAG
- a CDS encoding 5-formyltetrahydrofolate cyclo-ligase: METKSETRLRIVSARPHSSLGLTEQLIELVLTTKPKTIASYSPLSTEPDVSGFNNWAIQNGYQLALPKIVDQDLVFAQGELAKGSFSIQEPIAFSQDLRTFDLMLLPALAVDHQGFRLGKGKGFYDRVLFRARPTHVFAVIFDTEYLPALETEPHDQKVDGFVTPIRQARIGD, from the coding sequence ATGGAAACTAAGAGTGAGACTAGATTGCGAATTGTTAGCGCAAGGCCTCACTCGAGCCTCGGGCTTACCGAACAACTTATTGAGCTGGTGCTAACTACCAAGCCCAAAACCATCGCAAGTTATTCGCCGCTATCGACCGAGCCGGATGTGTCGGGTTTCAACAATTGGGCAATCCAAAATGGCTACCAACTCGCACTGCCGAAAATCGTCGACCAAGATCTAGTTTTTGCGCAAGGTGAGCTCGCGAAGGGCAGCTTCAGCATTCAGGAACCGATAGCGTTCAGTCAAGATTTAAGGACCTTTGACTTGATGCTGTTGCCAGCCTTAGCGGTTGATCATCAAGGCTTTAGATTGGGCAAGGGAAAGGGTTTTTACGATCGAGTGCTTTTTAGGGCTAGGCCCACGCATGTCTTTGCGGTGATCTTCGACACCGAGTATTTGCCCGCACTAGAAACTGAGCCCCACGATCAAAAAGTAGATGGCTTTGTTACACCAATCCGACAAGCGCGCATTGGTGACTAG
- a CDS encoding GNAT family N-acetyltransferase, with protein MRAIMPLTHQEISLRSVRRRDIRTLERLLVTDREWLRPWEASTPGIRYPLDVRFMVGSLIAQARNDSGLGLIIEYQGQIVGQINVAGIQRGSLSSATIGYWISKKVAGNNITPIAVALTIDYLFLEAKLHRVEIDIRPENTPSLRVVEKLGLREEGLKKRFIHIDGDWRDHRIFAITSEEISGSLLNRL; from the coding sequence GTGCGCGCAATTATGCCTTTGACTCACCAGGAGATTTCGCTGCGCTCAGTTAGGCGCCGCGATATCAGAACCTTGGAGAGGCTGCTGGTTACGGATCGAGAGTGGCTAAGACCCTGGGAAGCTTCCACCCCCGGAATCCGTTACCCACTTGATGTTCGATTCATGGTTGGCTCGCTGATTGCGCAGGCCAGAAACGACAGCGGCCTAGGCCTGATCATTGAGTATCAGGGCCAAATTGTTGGGCAAATCAATGTTGCAGGCATACAGCGTGGGTCTTTATCAAGTGCCACAATCGGTTACTGGATATCTAAAAAAGTTGCCGGTAATAACATCACTCCAATTGCGGTGGCGTTGACAATTGACTACCTATTTCTTGAAGCAAAACTGCACCGAGTGGAGATTGATATTCGACCTGAAAATACGCCCAGTCTTCGGGTGGTCGAGAAGCTGGGTCTGCGCGAAGAGGGGCTTAAAAAGCGCTTCATCCACATCGATGGCGACTGGCGAGACCACAGGATATTTGCCATCACAAGTGAAGAGATTTCTGGCTCGCTGTTGAACCGCCTTTAG
- a CDS encoding TIGR01777 family oxidoreductase, which yields MRVLISGASGLVGTELKLQLKELGHEPVSLVRRDAKNESEASWDPATGRIPADLMETIDAVVNLGGATTGKIPWTKKYKEILIASRLDSTKTLVEAINNASKKPTVLISGSASGFYGECGDKEVTEADPKGSGFLSDLADAWEKQANKADTRVVLIRTTLVMSKKLGALGKLLPLIKLGIGGPLGSGKQWWAWISLEDEARAIIHLIENQSTEGAYNLTAPEPATCAQMVHELARQLKRPTFLKVPAWAMRLLIGEAAQELLLCSQKMKSHRLIESGFEFKHPSLKESVGYVLS from the coding sequence GTGCGAGTTTTAATTTCAGGAGCATCAGGGCTAGTGGGCACGGAGCTAAAGTTACAGCTCAAGGAGCTTGGTCACGAGCCGGTGTCGCTGGTGAGGCGAGACGCAAAAAATGAGTCTGAGGCGTCCTGGGATCCGGCCACCGGAAGAATTCCAGCTGATCTGATGGAAACCATAGACGCCGTGGTAAACCTTGGCGGAGCAACCACAGGCAAAATTCCATGGACCAAAAAATACAAGGAAATACTGATTGCCTCCAGGTTAGATTCGACTAAAACCCTGGTAGAAGCAATAAATAATGCCTCCAAAAAACCGACAGTGCTAATCTCCGGATCGGCGTCTGGATTCTATGGGGAGTGTGGAGACAAAGAAGTTACCGAGGCAGACCCCAAAGGTAGCGGCTTTCTGAGTGACCTGGCCGATGCCTGGGAGAAACAAGCCAACAAAGCCGACACACGAGTGGTTTTGATTCGCACCACGTTGGTAATGAGTAAAAAACTCGGTGCGCTTGGTAAATTACTGCCCCTGATTAAATTAGGCATCGGCGGACCGCTTGGCTCGGGAAAACAGTGGTGGGCTTGGATTTCTCTAGAAGATGAAGCGCGCGCGATTATTCACCTAATTGAAAATCAATCCACAGAGGGCGCCTATAACCTAACGGCTCCGGAGCCGGCCACCTGCGCTCAAATGGTCCATGAGTTAGCAAGACAGCTCAAGCGTCCTACCTTTTTGAAAGTGCCGGCTTGGGCAATGCGGTTGCTAATTGGGGAGGCGGCTCAAGAGCTCCTCTTGTGCTCGCAGAAAATGAAATCCCACCGACTGATCGAATCGGGCTTTGAATTCAAGCACCCGAGTCTCAAAGAATCGGTGGGATACGTTCTGAGCTAG
- a CDS encoding TerC/Alx family metal homeostasis membrane protein, whose product MNVELWVWILTIGILGIVLSLDFFLQARRPHEPTMRESGIQVTAYISLALLFTFVIGGAWGPQYAAEYIAGFVTEYSLSVDNLFVFLIIFTQFAVPRVLRSQALLVGIAIALVLRFIFIILGAAFIEAFSWAFYIFGAFLIYTAIKLVVEALHKGDDDRNESGGLLKLLTRRLPTTDEYHQNKLSIIKNGKRLFTPFLLVMISIGFTDLLFALDSIPAVYGLTNEPYIVFVANAFALLGLRQLYFLLGGLMERLKYLSIGLSFILGWIGAKLILHAMHKNELSFINNGEPITLIPEISTELSLAVIVITLVITTTWSLAATSKKP is encoded by the coding sequence ATGAATGTAGAGCTGTGGGTTTGGATTCTAACCATTGGAATTTTGGGTATCGTCCTAAGCCTCGATTTTTTTCTTCAGGCCAGAAGGCCCCACGAGCCGACCATGCGAGAATCCGGCATTCAGGTGACCGCATACATCTCATTGGCATTGCTATTTACTTTTGTAATTGGCGGGGCTTGGGGGCCGCAATACGCGGCCGAATACATCGCGGGCTTTGTCACTGAATATTCGCTTTCAGTGGATAACTTATTTGTATTTCTTATTATCTTCACCCAGTTTGCGGTTCCTCGAGTTCTTCGGAGTCAGGCACTGTTGGTCGGTATTGCAATTGCGCTTGTCTTGCGGTTTATCTTCATTATTTTGGGAGCCGCCTTTATAGAGGCCTTCAGCTGGGCCTTTTACATCTTTGGTGCCTTTTTGATTTACACGGCAATCAAGCTTGTGGTCGAGGCGCTTCATAAGGGGGATGATGATCGCAATGAATCAGGCGGGTTGCTAAAACTTTTGACAAGGCGGCTGCCCACCACTGATGAATACCATCAGAACAAGCTCTCCATTATCAAAAATGGCAAGCGACTCTTCACGCCCTTTTTGCTCGTGATGATCTCAATTGGGTTCACGGATCTTTTGTTTGCACTGGATAGCATTCCGGCGGTTTATGGCTTAACCAATGAGCCCTACATCGTATTTGTGGCGAACGCATTCGCCCTTCTGGGCCTCAGACAGCTTTACTTTTTACTCGGTGGTCTGATGGAGCGACTCAAGTACCTGAGCATCGGCTTGAGTTTTATTTTGGGATGGATTGGAGCAAAGCTCATCCTCCACGCCATGCATAAAAATGAGCTGTCTTTCATCAATAACGGGGAACCTATAACCCTGATACCCGAAATTTCCACTGAGCTTTCTTTGGCGGTCATTGTTATTACTTTGGTCATCACCACCACCTGGTCGCTCGCGGCCACCAGTAAAAAGCCCTAG
- a CDS encoding MFS transporter, which translates to MSTGVRGLSQAPEAIRLLISQLVARFPFGMFSLAFIIFIQAETGSFAIAGIALGAETVGASISGPIISRYMSRFGVRRVIGTATFVTTSAIIAMVIVEPEPINLVLLATLVGLSSPPIVSAVRTIYPHVTPKQLLRQIYALDATAQEVIWIFGPLVATLVAAAFNHHVMMLTVAGIQILGSIWFLANKSVGQAKIPKSQAAVGRVLKNPSVTAVTFLGLLLVGSFAGVEIGSVALYGKALAGLMFAIFSIGSIFGGFVLAPRIKGKYALTIFVSIMLGGYLLLMINPDNPYWGATALFIAGIGVAPSLGILSLWIVNGTGGTDTAEAYGWTTTGQLVGFSAASALAGIAIDTVAPPAAILVSIVFGIATLLAAIYAARNLNLG; encoded by the coding sequence GTGAGTACTGGCGTTCGCGGATTATCCCAAGCTCCTGAAGCGATCAGGCTACTAATTTCTCAACTAGTGGCCCGATTCCCTTTTGGCATGTTTTCGCTCGCCTTCATAATATTCATTCAGGCCGAGACGGGCTCTTTTGCAATTGCGGGAATTGCTTTGGGCGCCGAGACTGTTGGCGCCAGCATCTCTGGTCCGATCATCAGCCGATACATGTCTCGCTTTGGGGTCAGAAGAGTTATCGGCACTGCCACTTTTGTTACCACATCAGCAATTATTGCGATGGTAATTGTCGAGCCCGAACCTATTAACTTGGTTCTTCTGGCCACGCTTGTGGGCTTGAGCTCACCGCCGATCGTGTCTGCGGTGAGGACTATTTACCCACATGTGACGCCCAAGCAGCTGCTGAGGCAAATCTATGCGCTTGATGCCACCGCTCAAGAGGTCATCTGGATCTTCGGACCCCTGGTGGCGACGCTGGTGGCGGCGGCTTTTAATCATCATGTGATGATGCTGACGGTTGCCGGTATTCAAATTTTAGGCTCGATCTGGTTTTTGGCTAATAAATCCGTGGGCCAGGCAAAAATACCAAAATCACAGGCCGCAGTTGGAAGGGTGCTGAAGAACCCCAGTGTCACAGCTGTGACCTTTTTGGGGCTGCTATTGGTCGGGTCTTTTGCCGGGGTAGAGATCGGTTCGGTTGCCCTTTACGGCAAGGCTCTTGCGGGCCTCATGTTTGCCATTTTTTCGATTGGTTCAATTTTTGGAGGCTTTGTTTTGGCTCCCAGAATCAAGGGCAAATACGCTCTGACAATCTTTGTCAGCATCATGCTCGGCGGCTACCTGCTTTTGATGATAAACCCGGACAATCCTTATTGGGGCGCAACCGCATTATTTATTGCAGGAATCGGAGTAGCACCGAGTTTGGGAATTCTCTCACTTTGGATAGTCAATGGCACCGGTGGCACAGACACCGCAGAAGCCTATGGTTGGACCACCACGGGCCAACTTGTTGGTTTCAGTGCCGCCAGCGCGCTGGCGGGAATTGCGATTGACACGGTGGCCCCTCCGGCTGCAATTTTGGTGTCAATTGTCTTTGGCATTGCGACCCTATTAGCGGCCATCTATGCCGCCAGGAACCTCAACCTGGGCTAG
- a CDS encoding dolichyl-phosphate-mannose--protein mannosyltransferase, giving the protein MLERIRLGVSSAALSKNFGWLSSLFLTLLGAILRFGNLANPKQLVFDETYYVKDAYTLNLFGSERNWELDPNPAFESGNLTGYLDTAAYVVHPPIGKWIIFLGMQLFGADSSFGWRFSTALLGTLAIPLIILIAYKLIGSKIFAALAGLFLAIDGQAIVMSRTAILDGILAFFVLLAFYLLVLDDSHFRKRLSQKVTRLSFRPLLLLMGIVLGLAAGTKWSGLYFVAAFGLYTFLVDFYQRQKLHQRPAWAIAQGFINALTLFVATVGTYVLGWLGWILGSNGWGRNAKANWWESLWAYHQNAFTFHTGLSTPHPYQANALEWLILARPTAFYFEKPEDCGRLDFCTAAITALPHPLIWFAGVAAVIWLLFRFFRTFDKTAGIILLGFLAGWAPWLAYLDRTTFQFYTVVMTPFLILALVYALYRYRRRGFVLGRIGARERTLVLFVFLSIVLAVYFSSLWMGFEVPYWIWRIQMWLPNWI; this is encoded by the coding sequence GTGCTAGAGAGAATTCGACTGGGGGTTAGCTCAGCCGCGCTATCTAAAAATTTCGGCTGGCTATCCAGTCTTTTCCTGACGCTGCTCGGAGCAATTCTTCGCTTTGGCAATCTAGCCAATCCCAAACAGCTGGTATTTGACGAAACTTATTACGTAAAAGACGCCTACACCCTCAACTTATTTGGCAGCGAAAGGAATTGGGAATTAGATCCGAATCCGGCCTTCGAGTCGGGAAACCTGACCGGCTATCTGGATACCGCGGCCTATGTCGTTCACCCCCCAATTGGCAAGTGGATAATTTTCTTAGGAATGCAACTTTTCGGGGCTGATTCGAGTTTTGGCTGGAGGTTCTCCACTGCATTACTTGGAACTTTAGCCATTCCACTGATTATCTTGATTGCTTACAAACTCATTGGCTCAAAGATTTTTGCCGCTTTGGCGGGTCTATTTCTAGCTATCGACGGCCAGGCAATTGTCATGTCTCGCACCGCAATCCTGGATGGCATCCTGGCCTTTTTTGTGCTGCTGGCTTTTTATCTGCTGGTTTTGGATGATTCTCACTTTAGAAAGCGGCTAAGCCAAAAAGTAACTCGGTTGAGTTTTCGGCCACTGTTATTACTAATGGGCATAGTGCTCGGGCTTGCGGCTGGTACAAAATGGTCTGGGCTTTATTTTGTGGCTGCCTTCGGTCTTTACACCTTTTTGGTTGATTTTTATCAAAGACAAAAGCTTCATCAGCGGCCGGCCTGGGCTATTGCGCAAGGGTTTATTAATGCGCTGACTCTCTTTGTTGCCACAGTCGGGACCTATGTTCTGGGTTGGCTGGGCTGGATTTTGGGTTCGAATGGTTGGGGAAGAAACGCCAAAGCCAATTGGTGGGAATCGCTTTGGGCTTACCATCAAAACGCATTCACTTTTCACACTGGACTCTCGACCCCTCACCCCTACCAAGCCAATGCCCTTGAGTGGCTGATACTTGCAAGGCCCACGGCTTTTTATTTCGAGAAACCGGAGGATTGCGGTCGGCTTGATTTTTGCACGGCGGCGATTACCGCTTTGCCGCACCCGCTTATCTGGTTCGCTGGTGTCGCAGCAGTAATTTGGTTGCTCTTTAGATTTTTTAGAACCTTTGACAAGACCGCTGGAATAATCCTGCTTGGTTTTTTGGCGGGCTGGGCTCCCTGGTTGGCATACCTTGATCGCACCACATTCCAGTTTTACACCGTAGTCATGACTCCGTTCTTGATTTTGGCCCTGGTTTATGCGCTTTATCGCTATCGACGTAGGGGCTTTGTCTTAGGTAGAATCGGAGCTAGAGAACGGACGCTGGTTCTTTTTGTTTTTCTAAGCATTGTCTTAGCGGTTTATTTTTCGAGCCTTTGGATGGGCTTCGAAGTCCCATATTGGATCTGGCGGATTCAGATGTGGCTTCCCAACTGGATTTAG
- the rsmI gene encoding 16S rRNA (cytidine(1402)-2'-O)-methyltransferase → MLVLAATPIGNLQDASMRLRLALESFEFIAAEDTRTLKKLANGLSIKLKAQLFSLHEHNESERIAQLVELATENDLLLVSDAGMPTISDPGFLLVRACAQAGVEVISLPGPSAVVTALAVSGLPTDRFCFEGFLPRKSGERQRVFLALAQEKRTMVFFEAPHRILDALQDAHKVLGDRRASVSRELTKKFEHTERGTLSDLIEWAKSIPKGEMVLVLEGAEDLVYDEKLLGQQALNLVAQGMGLKQASIQVAMQTGASRSVIYEQALLLKA, encoded by the coding sequence GTGTTAGTTCTCGCAGCAACTCCCATCGGTAATTTGCAGGATGCTTCAATGCGACTGCGCCTAGCGCTTGAGAGTTTTGAGTTCATAGCCGCCGAGGACACCAGAACCCTAAAAAAGCTAGCAAATGGCCTCTCAATCAAACTGAAGGCCCAGCTATTCAGCCTTCACGAACACAATGAGTCCGAGCGGATCGCTCAACTGGTGGAGCTGGCAACCGAGAATGATCTTCTTTTGGTCAGTGACGCTGGGATGCCAACGATCTCAGACCCGGGGTTTTTGTTAGTTCGAGCCTGTGCCCAAGCGGGGGTCGAAGTTATCTCGTTGCCCGGACCCTCCGCGGTCGTGACGGCGCTCGCAGTCTCTGGCCTTCCGACCGACCGTTTCTGCTTCGAAGGTTTTTTGCCGAGAAAATCAGGGGAGCGACAAAGGGTGTTCCTAGCGTTGGCTCAGGAAAAGCGCACCATGGTGTTTTTTGAGGCCCCGCACCGCATTCTCGACGCGCTGCAAGACGCCCATAAGGTGCTGGGAGACCGAAGAGCTTCGGTCTCTAGAGAGCTCACCAAAAAGTTCGAACACACCGAACGCGGCACGCTCTCAGATTTGATCGAGTGGGCGAAGTCAATACCCAAGGGGGAGATGGTTCTGGTGCTTGAAGGGGCAGAGGATCTGGTCTATGACGAAAAACTTCTCGGTCAGCAGGCGTTGAATTTAGTAGCCCAGGGAATGGGTCTTAAACAGGCGAGTATTCAAGTGGCAATGCAGACCGGTGCGTCACGAAGTGTCATTTATGAACAAGCACTTTTGCTAAAAGCCTAA
- the metG gene encoding methionine--tRNA ligase, which produces MSKSFYVTTPIFYVNDAPHIGHAYTEVASDVLTRWHRQRGENTFLLTGTDEHGEKVLRSALGNHVSPKEWTDKLVTESWLPLLETIDIDNQDFIRTTEPRHKVAVQKFLQQLYDGGFIYQGSFEGNYCVGCEEYKNDGDLVLGTLEFAGVKVCAIHSKPVEQLNETNYFFKLSDFQQRLLDHYEQNPTFIQPESARNEVISFVRSGLSDLSISRSKERFDWGIDIPWDQNHITYVWFDALLNYITAIGYGVDDEKLNSLWPADVQVVGKDILRFHAVIWPAMLMAAELLPPKQVFGHGWLLVGGEKMSKSKLTGIAPTQITDIFGSDAFRYYFMKAIGFGSDGSFSWEDLSARYNSELANGFGNLASRTIAMVNRYFDGVVQAPGEYLEADLRVQRVAIEAVTGAEAAIDKVAIHDAIAKSWLLVDELNSYITQQEPWVLAKQESNNERLATVLYTALEGLRVLATLLNPITPKACKKLWGAIGESIGELDSQSVTNAASWGQLAPGVKLGELEALFPRVEEQ; this is translated from the coding sequence GTGTCCAAGTCTTTTTATGTAACCACGCCAATCTTCTACGTGAACGATGCCCCGCACATCGGGCATGCTTACACCGAGGTGGCGAGCGATGTTTTGACCCGCTGGCATCGCCAGCGCGGGGAGAACACCTTTTTGCTGACCGGAACCGATGAGCACGGTGAGAAGGTTTTGCGCAGTGCCCTGGGAAACCACGTCAGTCCCAAAGAGTGGACGGATAAATTAGTTACCGAATCCTGGCTGCCGCTTTTAGAAACCATCGACATTGATAATCAGGATTTTATCCGCACCACCGAGCCCCGCCACAAAGTTGCAGTTCAAAAGTTCTTGCAACAGCTTTACGATGGCGGCTTTATCTACCAGGGCTCTTTTGAGGGTAATTACTGTGTTGGTTGCGAAGAGTATAAAAACGATGGCGATCTGGTGCTGGGGACTTTGGAGTTTGCCGGAGTAAAGGTCTGCGCCATCCACTCGAAGCCTGTGGAGCAACTTAACGAAACTAATTACTTTTTCAAACTCAGCGACTTTCAGCAAAGGCTGCTGGATCATTACGAACAGAATCCGACATTTATTCAACCCGAATCTGCCAGAAACGAAGTCATATCTTTCGTGCGATCAGGCCTGAGTGACTTGTCGATTTCACGCTCCAAAGAGCGCTTTGACTGGGGGATTGACATCCCCTGGGATCAAAATCACATCACCTATGTCTGGTTCGATGCGCTTTTGAACTACATCACAGCCATCGGTTACGGAGTTGACGATGAAAAGTTGAACTCGCTTTGGCCAGCGGATGTTCAGGTAGTCGGCAAAGACATTCTGCGCTTTCACGCCGTCATCTGGCCCGCGATGTTGATGGCAGCCGAGCTACTCCCGCCAAAACAAGTGTTCGGCCACGGCTGGCTTTTGGTTGGTGGCGAAAAAATGTCGAAGTCAAAACTCACCGGCATTGCCCCAACTCAAATCACTGACATTTTTGGCTCCGATGCATTTCGGTATTACTTTATGAAGGCCATCGGATTTGGCTCCGATGGCTCCTTTAGCTGGGAAGACCTTTCGGCAAGGTACAACTCAGAGCTCGCGAATGGTTTTGGCAACTTGGCCTCTCGAACCATCGCGATGGTGAATCGCTATTTCGATGGCGTGGTTCAGGCTCCGGGCGAATACTTAGAGGCAGATCTCAGAGTCCAGCGGGTAGCTATTGAAGCAGTAACTGGAGCTGAGGCAGCAATCGACAAAGTAGCAATTCACGATGCGATTGCCAAGTCGTGGCTTTTGGTTGATGAGTTAAATAGCTACATCACCCAGCAAGAACCCTGGGTGTTGGCTAAGCAGGAGTCAAATAATGAGCGCTTAGCGACTGTTTTGTACACAGCCCTTGAAGGGCTTAGGGTACTGGCAACCCTGTTGAATCCAATTACACCCAAGGCCTGTAAAAAACTCTGGGGGGCTATTGGCGAATCGATTGGAGAACTCGATAGCCAATCCGTCACCAACGCTGCCAGCTGGGGCCAGCTAGCGCCAGGGGTGAAGCTAGGAGAGCTAGAGGCACTGTTTCCTCGCGTGGAAGAGCAATGA
- a CDS encoding TatD family hydrolase, translated as MSEFLRTRTNYPGAVNQPQNYPELPEALELGTYDNHTHLEIADGDTPISVPEHLELMRQVGMLGAVQVGVTLESSIWSAGVAKNEPMLLAAVAIHPNEAPRYKSKAELDEAISGIAELATQPRVRAIGETGLDFFRTQGQEALEMQQYSFEQHIKIAKENNIALQIHDREAHANVVETLKKVGAPDRTVFHCYSGDLELAEICEENGWYLSFAGNLTFKKNQHLRDSLTSVSRSRLLVETDAPFLTPEPLRGRPNAPYLIPHTLRFMAKLLDIPEVEMAEVLNNNTKSVYGLWSEGL; from the coding sequence ATGAGTGAGTTTCTAAGAACCAGAACTAATTACCCGGGCGCGGTAAACCAGCCCCAAAATTACCCGGAGTTGCCTGAAGCCTTAGAGCTTGGCACTTACGATAATCACACCCACCTGGAGATTGCCGATGGCGATACTCCAATCAGTGTTCCTGAGCATTTAGAGCTCATGCGGCAAGTCGGAATGCTCGGAGCCGTGCAGGTTGGAGTTACCTTAGAAAGTTCAATTTGGTCGGCCGGGGTTGCAAAAAACGAGCCGATGCTTTTAGCTGCAGTCGCAATTCACCCAAACGAGGCGCCGCGTTATAAATCCAAGGCCGAACTCGATGAGGCCATCTCGGGAATCGCAGAACTGGCTACTCAGCCAAGGGTGCGGGCAATCGGTGAGACCGGACTGGATTTTTTTAGAACTCAAGGCCAAGAGGCTCTTGAAATGCAGCAGTACTCTTTTGAGCAACACATAAAGATTGCAAAAGAGAACAACATTGCCCTTCAGATTCACGATCGCGAGGCGCATGCAAATGTGGTCGAGACGCTAAAAAAAGTTGGGGCTCCGGATCGAACTGTATTTCACTGTTATTCGGGGGACTTGGAACTTGCTGAAATCTGTGAGGAAAACGGTTGGTATCTGTCTTTCGCTGGCAATCTGACCTTCAAAAAAAATCAGCACCTGAGGGACTCGCTAACCTCAGTGTCTCGATCCAGACTGCTGGTTGAAACTGACGCACCTTTCCTAACGCCTGAGCCGCTTCGTGGAAGGCCAAACGCGCCTTATCTAATCCCGCACACCCTTCGGTTCATGGCAAAGCTGCTGGACATTCCAGAGGTGGAAATGGCTGAAGTTTTGAATAACAACACCAAAAGCGTCTATGGGCTTTGGAGTGAGGGTCTCTAG
- the rsmA gene encoding 16S rRNA (adenine(1518)-N(6)/adenine(1519)-N(6))-dimethyltransferase RsmA: MLGAAEIRELALGLELKPTKKLGQNFVIDPNTIHRIVSAAHLNSKDLVVEIGPGLGSLTLGILAKVPKVIVVEIDPRLAELLPVTIKKHSPNGQLLVVLADAMKVTELPGEPTALVANLPYNISVPVLLTFMQRFPSLEKGLVMVQAEVAHRLAASPGSKEYGSPSLKMAWYGPARLAGNISRSVFWPIPGVDSALVYFETNANRDQSIRAEVFSAIDQAFLQRRKTLRQALGNWAGSVAEAQEILLRAGVDPSARGEQLGIESFIRIAQAK, translated from the coding sequence GTGCTAGGTGCAGCGGAAATCCGAGAGCTCGCCCTGGGGCTTGAGCTAAAGCCCACAAAAAAGCTCGGTCAAAACTTTGTTATCGATCCGAATACCATCCACCGAATCGTAAGCGCCGCACACTTGAATTCTAAAGACTTGGTGGTTGAAATCGGACCGGGCCTAGGTTCTTTAACACTTGGAATTCTCGCGAAGGTGCCAAAGGTCATTGTTGTCGAAATAGATCCGCGACTGGCAGAGCTTTTGCCAGTCACAATAAAAAAACACTCTCCAAACGGCCAGCTCTTGGTGGTTTTGGCAGATGCAATGAAGGTCACGGAGCTTCCCGGTGAGCCAACCGCCTTGGTCGCGAATCTGCCCTACAACATATCGGTTCCAGTGCTTTTAACTTTTATGCAGCGCTTTCCCAGTCTGGAAAAAGGCTTAGTTATGGTGCAGGCCGAAGTGGCTCATCGCCTTGCTGCAAGTCCCGGTTCAAAGGAATACGGCTCGCCATCTTTGAAGATGGCATGGTACGGGCCGGCAAGGCTGGCTGGCAACATTTCGAGAAGTGTGTTTTGGCCAATCCCGGGGGTTGATTCAGCTCTTGTGTACTTTGAGACTAACGCCAATCGCGATCAGTCAATTCGGGCTGAGGTATTCAGCGCGATTGACCAAGCTTTTTTGCAGAGAAGAAAAACCCTGCGACAAGCTCTTGGAAATTGGGCGGGCTCTGTGGCTGAGGCCCAGGAGATACTCTTAAGGGCTGGAGTGGATCCCTCCGCTCGAGGCGAGCAGCTGGGTATTGAGAGCTTTATCAGGATTGCGCAGGCGAAATGA